The sequence ttaaatctgatcgctggtattgggttagtctatggggtaagggttaacttagaatgcttgtgtctagttaactaaaattaaggtgaaacaggaattaaatttccgatgatgaatatttgataggattaattatttttagatgatcaatgattgaatgaataatatcaagggtgtagtcgactgataccaagtttcgtctcttattgaattttccaagttaattttcattcttgcatgatagtgataatttgaatatttaattgcttaagttattagtagttaatccaaacaCAAAATCCcccttattttatttatttagaacattttaaatttaccttttctcgtgggaacgatccctactcacactactacgttatttgtttatctgattgagtcgggtaatttgggcgtacacgataagcgttaccaaattttggctttgtttccggggaacggtgttaatttattgtgttctttttatttttatttttaattttaatttttttatttattcctcgtagtgctactctggttttttcatgctttcaggtgaatcttcagaagaagaagaatttcaaTACGGCCCAAAGATAGAAAGAACCTTGCTTAcgcgaaggagagaacttcgtaggAAACAACAAGAAGAAGCTGCTCGAGCTGCATtcccagaagaagagatggctgttAACGGTAATCTGAGTTTGAGAcgattgggcactcctgatccaaaccaacagcccttatgcattactttccctactctagaaaataatgctaattttgaattgaaatctGGACTGATACACTTACTGCCTgattttcatggtcttgcaggtgaggatccgcaCAAACATCTGATGGAATTCCACGTGGTGTGTTCAAGCATGAAACCGCATGGAGttacagaggagcagattcagctcagagcctttcctttctctttaaagagttctgctaaggattggctgtaCTACCTACCTTCTGGATCCATCACCACCTGGACTGAGATGAAGAGAATATTTTTAGAGAAGTACTTTCCAGCTTCTAGAGCAGAAAACATCCGGAAAGAAATTTATGGGTGCAAACAGCAGATGGGAGAGTCACTGCACGAGTATTGAGAGCGCTTCAAGAAACTTTGCGCCAGCTGCCCACAACACCAGATATGTGAAAACTTACTAATTCAATACTTTTATGAAGGGTTGTtgtctcatgacaggagtatgctggatgcggctagtggaggagttttgtggacaaaactccggtGCAAGCGAGGAACTTAATAgaaaatatggctgccaattctcagcaatttggcaccaacagaagtGATCCTGCACCAAGGAAGAGTAacgaggtaaaaatttcttcccttgaacaacaactgaGCGAACTGAagtctcttgtgcgtcatatggctgtagggaatggacagattGCAAGGGTATGTGGAATTTGCACTCAAGTgggacatgcaactgacatgtgtcccactctTCAAGAGGGATCTGCGGAGCAAGTCAATGCAGCAGGAGGATTTCCAGGGCCACCTCAGCAGAAGTATGATCCTTACTCtaacacatacaatccaggtTGGAGGGATCGTCCAAACCTCAGATATGGCAATCCTCCGGTaaatcaagcttataggccgCCGTACCCTCCACCATAGCGTCCTCCGATTCCTACGCCAGGTGAGTCTCTTGAAAACATAGTTAGAATCTTGCCACTAATACCTTGGCTTTTCAACAGGACACCAGGACGAGcatccaaaacttaaatacCCAAATGGGGCAGCTCGCTGCAGCAATTAGCAAGTTGGAAGCACAAAATTCCAGCCGTTTGCCTTCACAAACAGTGGTGAATCCGAAGGAGAACGTGAGTGCTATCactttgaggagtggaaaggagCTGCAGATTCAAGACGGATTGGTCAAAGAAACGGTAGAGACTGAAAGGGAAAAAGAATCTAAGGTGAAGGAGCGTGAGCCCATTCCTAAAGAAGCACCGAGAGGTAAGTTTCATCCTTTGTCTGAGTATAAACctgtagccccttttcccttagctttAAAGGACTCTAGGAAAAATGAGGGGATAAAGGAGctttatgaaacttttcgtagatgcgaGGTAAACATTCCactgttagatgctattaagaaagtacctcgctatgctaaatttttgaaagaattatgtactacaaaaagaaaacaaaatttgaagggttgtaagaaagttgaattgggagaacaggtTTCTGCCGTTATTCAAAGAAAGGTacctacaaaatgcaaggacccaGGTATGTTCTCGATTCCATGTCAAAAAGGAGGTGTTCAGCTTGATACGGCCatgctagatttaggagcatATATTAACGTAATgccatactctgtttatgctttCTTAAATCTTGGGCCTTTGAATGAAACTGATATTGTTATCCAAATGGCTGATCGATCTACTATTTTTCCAAGGGGTTTGTTAGAAGATGTTTTAGTAGAAGTTGGTGACTTGGTCTTTCCTGCTGATTTCTATGTTCTTGACATGAAAAGTAAGGAAttgaatagtcctattttgttaggaagaccatttttgaaaacttctaaGTCTATCATAGATGTTGATAACGGTAATCTCACGATGGAATTCGATGGAAAAATTgctaaatttgatatttttgataccctgaAAATTCCTGCCcgtgaaagtgttgttaatatTCTTGTAACACCTGCTGAAATTTCTACTGCTGAAAACTTTTTCTCTGATATGCAGGCACTAAAAACTGCGACAAAATGTCCTCCTGATAACACGAAAAGGATGCCCATGAGAAAAGAGAAACGGGGTCAAGGAGCTAGCACCTCCAAGAAATTGACGCAGCAAATGCTTGGGACAAAATTTTCTGGAAAATGTTTTAAatgggtgaaggtggacaaaGGAACCAAATTTAAACCACCCTGAGGAACTGCAACATTCAGTCGAGCCAACGACCGTAAACAaaggcgctgactgggaggcaacctagtatttctaattttttagtttttgcttttactttgtttttttaattttattttaaattttttttttgtttcgttcatttttgtttttatttcattttcgtaaaaaaaaattttagaggCACGCTCGATCCTAGAAATTCTTGGGATCAAGCGCGCATATTGAAAAAGCTTACTGCCTCATTTATTTTTTGGGCGCGCTCGATTGGGTATTtttcccggatcgagcgcgcagaTTTCACAAGCCCTCTGCCTCGCGTTTTATataggcgcgctcgatcctggaatttACCCGGATCGAGCGCACGCCACTTTGGCTTTATAACTAGGCGTTTTTCCTTATCTTTCCCCCACTCTCCCTACAAATTCCCCTCCGCCCTTAGCATCattttttctcaaattttttgaaatttcaccATTGTTCACGAATTGTTATCAATCTATTACAGGATCATTCAAGGGCTTGGAATCTTCATCTTTTCCCTTCTCTCTCCCCCTCCAAGGCCATATTTTTCTAGAAGCCGGAATTGTTGGTGCACACAAGGTGTTCGGCGAATTGCCTTATCCACCAATTCTTGCAAATTTTTGAGTGCGCATGGGTCCAAGGCGTACTACAGAGAGAGGCGAATCTTCTCGCCAAGGCACACGAGCTACAACCGCATCTTTCAACTTAGCCGGGTGCTTTGTCAATCAAGCGGCCCGGGATCGCTACGACCACGCCAAGAACcatcgctcccctattactgagaggggtttCGATCTAGATGTGAATGTAAACGAAGTGGAGGCTCAAGTCTTGGCACGTGGGTGGGGAACGTTCTGTAAGCAACCCGCTCCAGCCATTGTCCCTCTTGTTAGGGAATTCTATGCTAATGCTGCGGAGCGGACGGATGGCAAGGCCTTTGTCCGGGGCACTTTGGTTTCATACGCAGCCTCTGAGCTGAATGCCATGCTCGAGACACCAGATGTTGATGACAGTTTATTCCAAAGCTCTGCCCTTTAACCGGATGTTCACGAGATCCTTGCTCAGCTATGCTTTACCGGGGCTGCTTGGTTGGATCCGATTACTTACAAGTGCTTCAAAGAGAAATATCTTTTTGTGAATCCGGACACCTGGTACGCATTTCTCTGCCGCCGTTTAATGCCAATATCACACAAGAGCGAAGTTCATGTGTAGCGTGCTGTGTTGCTATATGCTCTCGATGTCGGACTTCCGGTCAATGTGGGTCGAGTTATTCATGCTTAGATACGACAGTCGGTTGCTTCTAGGACATCCGGTCTTTTGTTTCCTATGATCATTACACAGTTATGCTTGCACTGGTGTGCAAGATAGAGCCGACGAGGAATGGTTGCAGCCAATGCGACCCATTGACCAAGCAGCCATTGATGCAAAAAGGGCTTATAGGCGGAGCCTATTTCTGGTGGATGACCAATTTGTGGCGGTGCACGAGCAGGTGCGTCCTATTCCACCTCCACGCCACTCGACTGCAGTTACTGTTCAAGAGATGGCCGCTTTCATGCAGCACCAGAACATGTTCAATGCAGCCACTGCTGCAAATTTTCAGGTGCTAGATTATATCACTCGTGGCATCTCCGAGAGACTAGGGATTGATCCCACCACGCTCCCACCAGTTGTTCCTTTTCCGCCATCTTTTGAGTTCCCATGGGTCGACCCAGTGCCACCGCCAGAGCATGATGAGGACGGGGCAGACGCCAATCCATAAACATAGGGAGTTTTCTTTTTATCTTTtcattgcattgcattcattttcTTTTGTGCTATTAGTTGTTTAGTTTAGTTctcgagcattgagggcaatgcttcgtTTAAGTGTGGTGGGGTGCATTtagtgttttgttgtttgttttgcattatgtttgttgcgtatttgcatatagttcgtaaatTGTGTCATGAGGTTTTGTTGTGTATAAGTAAAGGATGATTtctagcctatgatgagatagttgaaaaatgttaatttttgaaataaaatttgacTCTTagttggatatgagaaactgtaggttgtttgttgaatattcttaagcacgcatgtttaaccagtgaattgtagcgatgtatttgatatcgtggatgtctgttggaccattgcacggcaataggtgtctgtgaaacttgatagtttcttgaaccttgatgattttttgATGTGACACctacgatcttgggcgcacctagaaaaaaaaatataataaatgtacaactccatccgggccttgacaggatttaaatcctaaaagagcaagatcaaggctaagtatgcggataaaatggggttgatgattgaaattctaatcctgtcttagttgtagctaagtttgcgggtaattattggggctattgcaataccgggtgcaaaatccggaggtgcgtaattattctcaagaaagTTGCGTTGTGTTGAATGATTGTtgagaggagagttcttgatggtgtagcttacactgaattgtttaAAAGGttggcgaacagtcttgaaactttgtcttttgaagttgcatgtaattgGGGTAACatagcacacacacacgttcgcattctactgaaggtgtatcattgatgattgagagtcgcTATGAACTTATTTGTtagatgaaagtggttttctctgaggctatggtATGCGTGATTCGTCCTTTCTTATGTTTTCGTtgtgtttatattttgttttgcataacttgctcgagggcgagcaaggtttaagtgtgGGGACATTTGATAgtagtgttttgtttgcatttttagtgtcgttttgattagtgttttgcatgcattttgtgtcattgcttgtgttttattctagttttaCTTTATGTCATGCATTGAGCTTCTTAACTTAGTTTTTATTCATTGTGTAGGAATTGCTATTTTGTTGATCGAAGAAATCGAAGTGCGTCCATGCGTCCAAAGAAAACAGCAGAGCAGAATTTTTCATCAGGGAtacatgcgctcgatcctggaaattcttgggatcgagcgcggtcatgtaattctgaaggcagtagGATGCTCAagatctctcgctcgatcgggtgaaaatcccggatcgagcgagcgcaAGGAAGTTTAAAGGCAGAGAGTTGAATATTagtgcgcgctcgatcctagcaaAATCCGGGATCGAGCGCGCGGGTCTGATGCGggaaaaatttgtaattttgggaaattcttttaattaaggctctagacttttattagaCTAGTAATTCGTTTTTGAGGGAGATTATCAGATGATTCTACACGCCTAGAACGCGAAGAACTCCCTGTGGACGGCTAGGTTTTCtcctttcttttcttatttttttattttctctcatgaatttttgtagagaattcatgggtattgttggctaaactttaatacttggttgaggaagacaagacccttgatttagtttattcatgagattttgatttccaATGTTTGATTTctatcaagtatcaagaattattctgaattgattgatatgcttgtgtatgagatttttagattggccatcttagaatttcattatacaaacaaaagctaaattagaattcaaatccgtaattgtttgaaacctctaatttgCGGAGCAACTgcgattaatattttctgctgttgaatttgctaaatcgtaggaataataattgactaggctaaattcatccgcttgtgtatgggttgtctagctttatcagttttactagtttgaatactaccgtggatttatatctgatcgctggtattgggttagtctatggggtaagggttaacttagaacgcttgtgtctagttaactaaaattaaggtgaaacaggaattaaatttccgatgatgaatatttgataggattaattatttttagatgatcaatgattgaatgaataatatcaagggtgtagtcgactaaTACCAAGTttcgtctcttattgaattttccaagttaattttcattcttgcatgatagtgataatttgaatatttaattgcttaagttattagtagttaatccaaacaCAAAATCCcccttgttttatttatttagaacactttaaatttacctttcctcgtgggaatgatccctactcacactactacgttatttgtttatctgatttagtcgggtaatttgggcgtacacgaTAAGCGTTACCATCATGATTATGcaatatttttattcatgcatgcatgtacacgtatatgtattagtatgattatgtgatgcattattttaacctttgttataaaggattagacatattgagcctctaggctcactacgcttatatggtgtaggtgagcatgatgtttcatttgtagctcctaccggtggtgaggatgtgtGAGCGAGCTGGCAGAGGTCCCCGTGACGGTCGCATCGAGTCCTAGCATGCTTTGAGTTATTTATGAGAGCTTTTAAAACatgtttcatatttttatgtttcaGTGGTTGAgaggaattttatattttatttatggcTTTCTAATTCAGTTGTTGTTTGGGTGATTTTctgaataatattttattatttcatgacttaagatttttatttaaatactttgttagtattgttatttttaatgtttatacatatatgtatgggcatatatgtatagttattatttttaaaaaaaattccccaTTTTATTAGTATTAGGCGTTTCAAAGGCTTTATCTATGTGCTTAGGCTCTAGCCGTGAAATGAAAGTTGCATGCAATAGTTCGTTAATCATTTGATTACGTGTACGGAGAGGGGTAGTAGGGTTATCGATGACCAGCTCGGGTGGATGACTTTTACTCCACCGAAGATTTGGTCCAAGGGGATTTGTGCTTTGGTTTGTTGGAGTGTCATCCTCATTCCTGACTGTGTTATCGAGTTCAATGATTTCTTCTCCGATTCTCTGTTCTCCATGATCTTGGTCTATTCTTCCTTCAGTGGGTTGGATGATTACTTCTTCTGGTTCATCCTTTATGATGGGAAGTTCATCACTGTCACTTTCATCATCTAGAACAGTTGATTCTAGCATGTTTGCACCCTTTGGTTTTAAAAGTATCTCTCACTTGTTTGCCCTGCTGACAAGCCGAACAAACTCTATTCTTTTTAAAATCACCTTTGGGCAGACCAAGAATCAAATCATGTTTgctcaaatatttaataaaattaaaatttaaatgattgaGCCGTTTATGCCATAACCACTGCTTATCATTTTGAGCAACAAAACACGTGGGAACTGACGGTTGTTCACTTTGCCAATTTAGCCTATAAGTGTTTTGTTCTCTTAGTTCGGTTAACATGATTTCACCATTACTAGATTTGATCATGCATGTGTGCTTGTGAAATTCAACAATGTAACCAttatcacatagttgactaatactgaTCATATTATAACATAAGTTATCAACAAGTAATTCGTCATTAATGATAATGTTACCAtgagtaatcttacccttacccatggtcTTACCCTTTGAATTATCacgaaaaataattttaggccaTTTGTATTGTATGATTTCGAATAACAGCTCTTTATTTCCAGTTATGTGCCTAGAGCATCCACTGTCAAAATATCACGTTGTCTTTTCCATTGGACTATTCTTCTCGACTGATTTTACTGATAGTACCTACAAGAAGAATATATAACCATGAtacccttatctatttgggtccaaaCTGGATTAgtcctttcgggacccacacctgaatTACTCTAACGGTTTTACCCGTATGTGCATCTATAAAGTGAGTCGGTCAAGGTGTACGATGTGTACTGGTGTGTGGTCTGGATTTTACAGTGTGCTGTTTGAACTTTTGATCTTTGTTATCCATTCTGTATCGTTTTTGAACAGGCATGCAATTGAAGTACTGGTTTTGTGTCACCCGATGATTCCTGTACTTGGAttgacttggttcaaacctCGACTGCCTGaacttagattggtttccctttatTTTTTCATTCAATCTAGATTTGTTCCATGTCTTTTTTTTCCTTGGATTCTGAGGCTCCACACATCCCAGTCCTTTTGCTTACCTTTGTTCTCATATCGACTTGACTGTCCATCGTGGatcttaggttcaacatgttcATATATCATACTAGATCAAACAAATCTTATTACATTAGGATCGTTCCTACAAGAATACGATTGAGTATTTTTCTTCGTAAGAATAGATTCATTTGATCCATATccaagaccggttttatcacctGCTTGTTTCTGGTTCTCATGTATCTTATCCAACGAGGTGGAAGTCTTATTCCAAGAGTTGATTGTTTTaagcaacttttgattttcatacaaagtagcttggaatactcatttcatatcatcattcttATCTGCCAACAGGTTTAGCTTAGTCCTTAGACCGTCAAGTTTTTTTTTCTGTGAACATATAGATTCCCTTGACTTATCAATAAGACATGCCTTTTCTATTTTTACTTCCTCAAATGATGTAGAAAGCTTCTTATACTCAGTGACCATATCATTCAGTGCTTGAACAAGTTCTTCTTGTTAAAGAAACTACTCACATATCTTTTATCTCGTATCTGCTCTGTAATGGGAATGGTAGCTAAGGCTGTGATTATCTCACATACTGTGGCATGTCTACCACTTCATTCTACCTCATCACTCCGCTTCAGCTCTCTTAGTTCTGTCTATGGCTTCCACAAAATGTTTCGGTCGTCAACATTTACTCAAGCATAATCTCCGGATTcaagcaataaataaaaaactcaatcttgagcttctttatcttcaacaattcaaagaatCGTAGTAGACTTGAAAATCTAACAACACATTCTTCAGTATTCAAAGTACTCTGCTTCGAATTGGTATATTCTACTTTCTTGGTATACTCTTCTTTATTGGCATAATCTTCTTTCTCATcttttctatctgttgtggcaaagaaccgTTAATAGAACactctgttctaagcacttactaAGAAATCAATATACCTATGCTCTTTTAGAATGTCTTCGTCACACTCCATCAGCTTTTTTCTAGATCTTGAAGTTTCTATACAATCCATCTGATATGATATTCATCTGTATATTCGAAGGATTTGAACAGTTGATCAAGCTCTTCAAACAAACTTCCACCTGCAATAACATCTTCTGGTTCTCTGATATACTGTTCTATTCAATCGGAGATACTTCTTTCAGCTGAGAAATACAGTTCTtttcagtctggggtgcttacttcacccaaagaacactgttttattcaattctgggtgcttacatcacccggggaatcTTATACCAAAATCTATAAGAGCTTTAAACAAATCATAAATCAGTACATGCATTTATTTCAAAAGTAGATCATTTTCGCAAGCAATTTATTAaatcaagtaaagcataatgatgcaatactataaatgcatgcgactcaatctaccccgctcaacttctatctatgttcgagaaacttacgctctgataccacctgttgtggggacctcaggTTGCTAATCTCGACTTAAGGCAAAGTACAATTAAATACCATTAATCATACAAGTTAAAGAATAAACAATAACAagagaaaatttttttaaaaaaaatagtggctgcactcgatcggttgaactgcaccgatcgagcgggcgagAGATACCAACTCTCGGGTTTGCCAAATTACTTGCCGCATTCGATCGGTTgaactccaccgatcgagcggcaacCTCTGCTCAACAATCTGCAGAATTTCTCTTGAAATGTTGCTGTCAAAATCGATTCCAAATACTCCAAATCAAGTTTAGAAACATGAATATACATTTATGAACTAGCATATATGAGCCCAAAGCTTACTACATTCATTTCATAAATTAAAACATGAAAGAACTATACAATACAAGATCAAGTACCATagtttctaacatgtttaacaaCCTCTAAGGGCAACAACTTCCtctaaacccgagtcaccacgtgCTACGTCTCTCTCTTGAGCTACCCATTTTCTCTCTAGCTAgcttctgccccacctgttgccatgcacacatacaaaacaagacaacagccggataaactctggtgagaatataatttccagtataaaagacatatacatgtaagatcaatatcatatcaactcaaaacatatcaaataaaatcttcaaataaaTAACGCGCGTatatcaaacattgattcataTAGAATctctgccatcaagattcgtatccgatcttgacattgatatccatctatcgtagtcacaTCTGACTTGAAAATAAGGTCACCTTAGACCTCGGCATTAGAATcaataaaatttttcatatcatatcatataaaaatcaaagatccactacctgatatGGATCGAAAATAATACAAGTTCTAAATCAAGAACAacaaataaacaagtatgtgatttgttcgggataactcaagagcCATCATTCTTAAATatcgaatccctgactctcgatgtcatcttatagcTTTCGCTCTTAGCTTCCAAAGCTCCTCAATCTGATAAGTTGAGTCATATAAGCCTCATCAAAATTTAGCTCAATCACAATCCCTCTTCAAGATAAAACTAGTTGCAACTCTTGCTCTATTCTATTCCGGTTTCGTCGCTGAATTCCCGAGATCGGCAAGCTTCAATACAATCTGAAATAAAATGATCACAGGCTATAAATATCAACAACCAACTCGTCTCATATTCAACTACATCAACAAATCAATCATCATTCAAATTCAACTAAATTATCAAGATCAAAATCACTTCAAACTTTGATCAAATTTTCATCGAATCGAATTCTGAATTCTCGATCTCACTAACCCTTCAAACAAATATGAATTGAAGTACAATAATGATCAATACAAAGATTCAAACTTAATCAACTCATAGTTCAATCAATCTAAACTCAAAGTCGATCAAATTcttgaaccgacggcgtaacggtacaaaaTCGGCAACCATAACCCATTTCCAACAATTCTAACAATCAATATACACTTCATACATCACATATCAGCATAATAGTCATCAAAACCAGCAAGATCAGTAGCCTATGTTCGaaccattttctgaaatttcATAACAATTGCATCTGTTGTCcgttcttcgatccggtttcgcATATATAATCAcaactagctcaagaacatacatatacaatcaAATTCTAAGTTCTTCCTCATCtaaatttcgaaatattctGTAAACATAACACTTACCCCAAATCAAAGCTCTTGAAGAGAGGTTCGCGCCGCTATGTCCGGAATTAAAATCGGCCGGACGGATCTTGAGTTATGAGAGATTGAAAATGAAAATTCCCAAAGAAACTAAGAACTCTCGACTTGCTGATTGTTTTGATCTAAAAATCTgatatgaatatatataatacacGTTCATATACCTACAATTTCCATGTGTCCAATTCAAATTCCATTATTTTCAATTTGGCCCCTGAAATCTttactatttgcaattcagtcctcggtaaatcttttaattcaatttcaatcctaattaatttaagaatattagaatttaaatcaaaactccaaaattctaaaattaaatattcttggattaaaattaaaaagataaatttcACTTCAGCCCTtgaaactttgatatttgcaatCAATCCCTGATTCGGTTGcatcttcaaattaaatcctcttaATCCcgaaacttggaatttaaatcttaaatccaataaatattaaatccaaatattttgttcttttaattgaagaatcccggaatttaaatctcaaaatccgtaaattttcaaattaaatattttcggctcgaaaattaaatctctaatttccataaatactccaattaatatttttccaaattacagaatttaaatctcaaattctataattaataacttaatattttcgggtcttacaaaAACTGATGGGATACACAAATGCTTACTCGGGTGGTGATTTAGATGAGCATAAATCCACCTCTGGATATGCATTATTGTTAAATGGTGGATGCATATCTTGGAGAAGCAAGAAATAAACATGTGTATCTCTATCCACAATGAAAAAAGAATTTGTGGTGTGTGCTTCTGCAGTGcaagaatgtagtaacccagattccattttaagataataatatgataatcatgattaaaAGTTGAGAAATGTACATTCAAGAATggacaagatcggaagctccgaacccagatcggaagttccgaaccctgcagatcggaagcaccggaAAGAGCTTTATTACTTCGGAActaaggcacgatcggaagctccgatcctcagctgccagaaatgtgcgatgactcagccacgagttttgacaagtgtcaaacgtagagcagatcggaagctccgagcaccggatcggaagttccaatcctGACTTGTCACGCATGCACACAGCGAGCTGGATCgcaagctccgatcccgaaatcggaagctGCGATCATGGACGGGagtttggcctataaataggggtcttcgggattcattttgaattatgaattccaAGTTTCCTTctttagttatatagtgtgaggaatacacttgagggccctatcgatttatagtaaggttctggaataaccaaggcatggttatagtcattcgggact comes from Henckelia pumila isolate YLH828 chromosome 4, ASM3356847v2, whole genome shotgun sequence and encodes:
- the LOC140861363 gene encoding uncharacterized protein — protein: MAANSQQFGTNRSDPAPRKSNEVKISSLEQQLSELKSLVRHMAVGNGQIARVCGICTQVGHATDMCPTLQEGSAEQVNAAGGFPGPPQQKYDPYSNTYNPGWRDRPNLRYGNPPDTRTSIQNLNTQMGQLAAAISKLEAQNSSRLPSQTVVNPKENVSAITLRSGKELQIQDGLVKETVETEREKESKVKEREPIPKEAPRGKFHPLSEYKPVAPFPLALKDSRKNEGIKELYETFRRCEVSAVIQRKVPTKCKDPGMFSIPCQKGGVQLDTAMLDLGAYINVMPYSVYAFLNLGPLNETDIVIQMADRSTIFPRGLLEDVLVEVGDLVFPADFYVLDMKSKELNSPILLGRPFLKTSKSIIDVDNGNLTMEFDGKIAKFDIFDTLKIPARESVVNILVTPAEISTAENFFSDMQALKTATKCPPDNTKRMPMRKEKRGQGASTSKKLTQQMLGTKFSGKCFKWVKVDKGTKFKPP